One Stigmatopora argus isolate UIUO_Sarg chromosome 20, RoL_Sarg_1.0, whole genome shotgun sequence genomic region harbors:
- the slc12a6 gene encoding solute carrier family 12 member 4 isoform X4, with protein sequence MDTRPKVSSLLSRLANYTNLMQGAREREEAESDGEKKKKKNAQSAAMGTFMGVYLPCLQNIFGVILFLRLTWVVGTAGVLQALCIVFICCCCTTLTAISMSAIATNGVVPAGGSYFMISRSLGPEFGGAVGLCFYLGTTFAGAMYILGAVEILLMYMAPEAAIFAAKGLEGEGAAMLNNMRVYGSVCLLLMCLLVFVGVKYVNKLASVFLACVIISIVSIYVGALVSAFKPPDFSVCVLGNRTINGHDLLDNLCAKTVALAANATLPADADNTTAEPGPGRSPAPGEPGFGWSPAPAGPGWSPVPAEPGPGWSPVPAEPGPGWSPAPAIRTTYLWSRFCQSADLNASCDDYFASHNLSRIQAIPGLASGIIIENLWSSYLGKGDVVEKGSLRSAPGARAASTRQPYVFADIGTSFTLLVGIFFPSVTGIMAGSNRSGDLKDAQRSIPIGTVLAILTTSLVYLCTVVLFGACIDGAVLRDKFGDSVQGNLVVGTLAWPSPWLIVAGSFFSTCGAGLQSLTGAPRLLQAIAKDNIVPFLRVFGHGKANGEPTWALLLTALIAELGILIASLDLVAPILTMFFLMCYLFVNLACALQTLLRTPNWRPRFSYYHWSLSFLGMIICLALMFISSWYYAIVAIVIAGMIYKYIEYHGAEKEWGDGIRGLSLSAARYALLRLEEGPPHTKNWRPQLLVLLKLDEDAHVKSPRLLTFASQLKAGKGLTIVGTVVPGNFLQSYGEALAAEQTLKFLMDKERVKGFCQCIVAQKAREGISHMIQSSGLGGMKPNTVVMGWPHAWRQSEDPQSWKTFIHTVRVTTAAHLALLVPKNISLFPSNREPCTEGYMDVWWIVHDGGMLMLLPFLLRQHKVWRKCSMRIFTVAQMEDNSIQMKKDLATFLYHLRIEAEVEVVEMHNSDISAYTYERTLMMEQRSQMLRQMRLSKSDRERERVRWSFDDAQLVKDRNSMLRLTSIGSDEEDDTEGAERDQPSASVAVAAGAGDGCSSERHRRVQMTWTKEKASQYRAAHSGCSTPEGFRDMLSIRPDHSNVRRMHTAVKLNEVIVNKSHDARVVLLNMPGPPKNPEGEENYMEFLEVLTEGLERVLLVRGGGSEVITIYS encoded by the exons ATGGACACTCGGCCCAAAGTGTCGTCGCTGCTCAGTCGGCTGGCCAACTACACCAACTTGATGCAGGGCGCCAGAGAGCGCGAGGAAGCCGAGAGCGACggcgagaagaagaagaagaagaacgccCAG TCGGCGGCCATGGGGACCTTCATGGGCGTCTACCTGCCGTGCCTACAGAACATCTTTGGCGTCATCCTCTTCCTGCGTTTGACCTGGGTGGTGGGCACCGCCGGGGTGTTGCAGGCGCTCTGCATCGTCTTCATCTGCTGCTGCTGC ACCACGCTGACCGCCATCTCCATGAGTGCCATCGCCACCAACGGAGTGGTCCCAG CCGGAGGCTCCTACTTCATGATCAGCCGCTCTCTGGGCCCCGAATTTGGCGGGGCGGTGGGGCTGTGCTTCTACCTGGGTACCACCTTCGCTGGAGCCATGTACATACTCGGAGCCGTGGAGATCCTACTG ATGTACATGGCGCCGGAAGCGGCCATCTTTGCTGCCAAGGGGCTGGAGGGCGAGGGTGCGGCCATGTTGAATAACATGCGAGTCTACGGCTCCGTCTGCCTCCTCCTCATGTGCTTGCTGGTCTTTGTGGGCGTCAAGTACGTCAACAAGCTGGCCTCCGTCTTCTTGGCCTGCGTCATCATCTCCATCGTCTCCATCTACGTCGGCGCGCTGGTTTCCGCCTTTAAGCCACCCGACTTCTC GGTTTGCGTGCTGGGAAACCGAACGATCAACGGCCACGATCTGCTCGACAACCTCTGCGCCAAAACCGTCGCCCTCGCGGCCAACGCCACTCTTCCCGCCG ATGCGGACAACACCACGGCGGAGCCCGGCCCCGGCCGGAGTCCCGCCCCGGGGGAGCCCGGCTTCGGCTGGAGTCCCGCCCCGGCCGGCCCCGGCTGGAGTCCCGTCCCGGCGGAGCCCGGCCCCGGCTGGAGTCCCGTCCCGGCGGAGCCCGGCCCCGGCTGGAGTCCCGCTCCGGCGATCAGAACCACGTACTTGTGGAGCCGCTTCTGCCAAAGCGCCGATCTCAACGCCTCCTGCGACGACTACTTTGCCTCCCACAACCTCTCCCGGATCCAGGCCATCCCCGGTCTGGCCAGCGGCATCATTATCG AGAACCTGTGGAGCTCGTATCTCGGCAAAGGAGACGTGGTGGAGAAAGGTTCCTTGAGGTCGGCCCCGGGAGCCAGGGCGGCGTCCACGCGGCAGCCCTACGTCTTTGCCGACATCGGCACCTCTTTCACTTTGCTGGTGGGGATCTTCTTCCCCTCCGTCACGG GGATCATGGCAGGTTCCAACCGCTCGGGGGACCTGAAAGACGCTCAGCGCTCCATCCCCATCGGGACCGTCCTGGCCATCCTCACCACCTCCCTTGTTT ACCTATGCACCGTGGTTTTATTCGGCGCCTGCATCGACGGCGCCGTCCTCCGAGACAA GTTCGGAGACTCGGTCCAAGGCAATCTGGTGGTGGGCACGCTGGCCTGGCCTAGCCCCTGGCTCATTGTGGCGGGCTCCTTCTTCTCTACGTGCGGCGCCGGCCTCCAGTCGCTGACGGGCGCTCCCAGACTTCTGCAGGCCATCGCCAAGGACAACATCGTCCCTTTCCTCCGG GTGTTCGGTCACGGCAAGGCCAACGGCGAGCCCACCTGGGCCCTGCTGCTGACGGCGTTGATCGCGGAGCTGGGGATCCTGATCGCCTCTCTGGACCTGGTGGCTCCCATTCTGACCAT GTTCTTCCTCATGTGCTACCTGTTTGTCAACCTGGCCTGCGCCCTGCAAACCCTCCTGAGGACCCCCAACTGGAGGCCTCGCTTCTCCTACTACCACTG GAGCCTGTCGTTTTTGGGGATGATCATCTGCCTGGCGCTCATGTTCATCTCCTCCTGGTACTATGCCATCGTCGCCATCGTGATTGCGGGCATGATCTACAAGTACATCGAGTACCACGG AGCAGAAAAAGAGTGGGGCGACGGGATCCGCGGTCTCTCGCTCAGCGCCGCCCGCTACGCCCTGTTGCGGCTGGAGGAAGGCCCGCCGCACACCAAGAACTGGAG GCCTCAGCTGCTAGTTTTACTGAAACTGGACGAGGACGCGCACGTCAAGTCTCCGCGCCTGCTGACCTTTGCTAGCCAGCTGAAGGCGGGCAAAGGCCTGACCATCGTGGGCACCGTGGTTCCGGGGAACTTCCTGCAAAGCTACGGGGAGGCGCTGGCGGCAGAACAG ACCCTGAAGTTCCTCATGGACAAGGAGCGAGTCAAGGGTTTCTGCCAGTGCATCGTGGCGCAGAAAGCGCGGGAAGGCATCAGTCACATGATCCAGTCCAGCGGCCTGGGTGGGATGAAGCCCAACACGGTGGTGATGGGATGGCCTCACGCCTGGCGGCAGAGCGAGGACCCGCAGTCCTGGAAGACCTTCATCC ACACGGTGCGCGTCACCACTGCCGCCCACCTGGCCCTGCTGGTGCCCAAGAACATCTCCCTGTTCCCCAGCAACAGAGAGCCGTGCACCGAAGGTTACATGGACGTGTGGTGGATCGTGCACGACGGCGGCATGCTGATGCTGCTGCCCTTCCTGCTACGCCAGCACAAG GTGTGGCGCAAGTGCAGCATGCGTATCTTCACCGTGGCCCAGATGGAGGACAATTCCATCCAGATGAAGAAGGATCTGGCAACTTTCCTCTATCACTTGCGCATCGAGGCTGAAGTGGAAGTTGTGGAGATG CACAACAGCGACATCAGTGCGTATACTTACGAGAGGACCCTCATGATGGAGCAGAGGTCTCAGATGCTCCGCCAGATGCGTCTCTCAAAATCGGACCGGGAGCGTGAG CGGGTTCGCTGGAGTTTTGACGAC GCGCAGCTGGTCAAGGATCGCAACTCCATGTTGCGGCTGACCAGCATCGGTTCCGACGAGGAAGACGACACGGAGGGTGCGGAGCGGGACCAGCCGTCGGCgtcggtggcggtggcggcgggggCCGGCGACGGGTGCTCGTCCGAGCGCCACCGCCGCGTTCAAATGACCTGGACCAAAGAGAAAGCGTCGCAGTACCGGGCCGCTCACTCTGGATGCTCAACGCCCGAGGGCTTCAGGGACATGCTCAGCATCCGCCC AGACCACTCCAACGTCAGGAGAATGCACACGGCCGTCAAGCTCAACGAAGTCATTGTCAACAAATCCCACGACGCCCGAGTCGTCCTGCTCAACATGCCGGGACCGCCCAAGAACCCCGAGGGAGAAGAGAACT ACATGGAGTTCCTGGAGGTCCTGACGGAGGGTCTGGAGCGCGTTCTGCTGGTCCGAGGCGGAGGGAGTGAAGTCATCACCATCTATTCCTGA